In the Aster yellows witches'-broom phytoplasma AYWB genome, CAATTCCTGGTGGTCCTAATAATATTAGTATCATGTTGTATTGTTTGCTTAATTAAAATAATTTTTGATATTCTTTTTTGTTGGCAGTAGCTTTGATGCGTTGGATAGTTTCAAGGGCTACACTAACAATAATAAGCAAACTGGTTCCTCCTAATTTCATATCTTTCAAACTTAAAAAATGTTCCATAAGAATAGGCGTTACAACAAGAGAAGTAATAAAAACAGTTCCTAAAACGGTGATTTTAAATAAGGTATTAGCTAAATAACGAGTAGTTTGTTCACCTGGTCTTAAACCTGCAATATAGGCATCTTGTTTAGATAAATGTTCTGAAATATCTTCGGGATTAACATTCATAAAAGCAGAAAAAAAAGAAAGAACAATTACTAACAAGACTAAAAAACCTATGGCAAAAAAGTTAATTTGGTTATTAGAAGAATTAGTATTGGTAAACAAATTTACATACTTAGTCAACTTGTCATTCCCAATAAATCCTGCTAGCATCTGGAAAGGTTGCAATAAAGCAAATGACAAAATAACTGGCATAACTCCTGCACTATTAATTTTTAATGGAATGTAGCTTTTGCCTTGCACTTGATTGCGCGCATAATTGATAGGTATTTTTAAAGATGTTATTTGCACAACTACAGTAAAAATTAAGAATAAGAGAAGTAAAAGAACAATACATGCAAAATTAAAAGTTTTCAAAGTTAAAAAAGTATTTTGAGATAAATATGATTTGTTCAAATTTGCAAATAGATTAATTACGCTGTGGCTCATCGAAACAACAATTAAAATAGAAGTGCCGTTTCCAATACCTTTGGAATTGATAAGGTCAGCAAACCAAATTAAAATAGAAACTCCTGCAGTAGCAATTAAAGCTAACAAAAACAGTTGGCTTGTACTTATTGATGTAACTAAAAGTTTTGAATAACTGTTCAAAAAAGCAAAAGATTGTCCAAAAGCGAACAATAAGGCAAGACTACGTGTTAAAAGATTAAGTTTGCTTTTTCCCATTTGTCCTTGGTCTTTCCATTCACGACAAATAGGAAGGAGCTTTTGCAAAAATTGCACTACAATGGAAGAAGTAATATAAGGAGTTATCCCCAATCCAAAAAGAGTACCAGCATTTATGGAAAAAACCCCAAAAAGTTTGGATAAATCAAGAGATTTAGAATTAATAAAAGGAAGAGGCCAAGAAGTTCCTAAACAAACAATAGAAATAATAAATAAGGTGAAAAAGATTTTAAACATTAATTTACGATTGCCTAAAACTAATTTTAATTGACGTTTCATCTTTAAATTACCTCTATGTTTCCACCAACTGCTAAAATGGCTGCTTGAGCTTGTTTGGAGAATTTTGAAGCTTTGACTAATAATTTTTTAGTGAGAGTTCCTTGCGACAAAACTTTAATACCACATAATTGGTCTTTAATTATTTTTTTTTCTAACAATAATTGAGGAGTAACAACGGTATCTTGAGGAAAGGATTCTAGAGTTTTAAGGTTAAGAAGAGCGTATCTTTTTTGGGAAAAATTGTGAAATCCTCTTTTAGGAATTCTTTGAAAAAAAGGAATTTGACCGCCTTCAAATCCAGGACGCAAAGTTTTTCCTGAACGTGCTAATTGTCCTTTGTGACCTTTACCAGAAGTTTTACCAGTGCCACTACCAGGTCCGCGTCCTAAACGTTTAGTGGACTTGCGAGCATTAGTGACTGGTTTTATTGTGTGTAACATTATTTTTGCTCCTTTGTATAAGAAACTTTTTCAACTACAACAAGATGACTGATGGTTTTAATCATTCCATGGATGGCTGGAGTATCATCTTTAATAACTTGATTGTTAATTTTTTTTAAACCTAGGCAGTGAGCGGTTTTAATTTGATTAAAACGACAAGCAATAAGACTTTTGGTAAGAGTAATTTTTAATTTCATTGTTCTTTTTTCGCTAAATTAATGCCTCTTAATTTAGCTACTTCTTCTTTAGTGCGTAAACTTTGTAATCCATCCATTACTGCTCTTATTACGTTAATAGAGGTACGCGAACCAAAAGTTTTAGTAAGAACATCATTAATGCCTACTAATTCTAAAATAGTTCTAGCAGCTTTTCCTCCAGCAACAATTCCAGTTCCTTTGGAAGCTGGTTTTAAAAAAAACTTAGACGCTCCAAAGCGTCCAATAGTGTCATGAGGAATAGTAGTTCCCACAATAGGAATACGAACTAATTGTTTTTTGGCTTTTTCTAAAGCTTTTTTAATAGCTTCTACAATTTCTTTAGCTTTAGCGGTGGCGAACCCAATTTGCCCTTTTTTATCGCCAACAACTACCAAAGCAGAAAAACGAAAACGAGCGCCTCCTTTAACTACTTTAGTAATACGATTAATTTTAACAACTTTTTCTTCTAAAAGAGCGGCTTTTTTGTTAAATTCTTTCTTTATTGCTTTCATTTTGTTTTTCTCCTTTAAAAATGTAAGCCTGATTTGCGACAAGCATCAGCTAAGGCTTTGATTTTACCGTGATAAAAATACCCTGATCTATCAAAAACAACGTTTTTAATGCCTTGGGATAAGGCTTTTTTAGCGATAAGAGCGCCTACTGCTTCAGCGGCTTTGATGTTGGAACCCCAAACATTGGCTTCTTTGCTATTAGCGCTACATAGAGTTGTTTGTTTGGTGTCATCAATTATTTGCACATAAAGAAATTTATTAGATCTAAAAACGTTTAAACGTGGTCTTTGTGATGTGCCTGAAACAATTTTTCTAAGGCGAAGATGACGTTTTTTACGAAGCGCGTTAGAGGATTGTTTGGTTATCATAACTTATTTTTAGTCCTTTCTTGTTTTTTTAGCGCTTTTCCCAGCTTTTTGTCTAACGTATTGTCCTACGTAGCGGATTCCTTTACCTTTGTAAGGTTCTGGTTTACGTAATTTTACGTTTTTGGCAGCAAATTCGCCGACAAGTTGTTTGTCAATTCCTTTGATAACAATTTCTGTGTTTTGGTTAACTACCACTTCTAGATTATCAGGAATGGCAACGCTTACAGGATGAGAAAAACCCAAAGATAAAATTAGTTGTTTACCTTTAATTTGAGCACGATAAGCTAACCCTACAATTTTTAAGGTTTTTTGAAACCCTTTGCTTACACCTTCTACCATATTGGAGAGTAAGGCTCTGGTGGTTCCGTGAATTTTTTTCATAAAAATTTCATCATTAGGTCGTTTGACTGTGATTACTTTGTTTTCGTTAGTGATTATTAATCTGTGATTGAATTGATATTCTAATTTGCCTTTAGGGCCTTCAACTGAGATAAAATTTCTATCTTTGATATCAACTTTAACCGCATTAGGGACTTCAATTGCTTTGTTTCCTACGCGTGACATAATTTTCTCCTTTATCTCCTTTAAATACTTTTGATTTAGCAATTAATTACCAAATATAAGCTAAAACTTCGCCACCAACTTGAGAAAGGCGAGCTTGA is a window encoding:
- the rplO gene encoding 50S ribosomal protein L15, translated to MLHTIKPVTNARKSTKRLGRGPGSGTGKTSGKGHKGQLARSGKTLRPGFEGGQIPFFQRIPKRGFHNFSQKRYALLNLKTLESFPQDTVVTPQLLLEKKIIKDQLCGIKVLSQGTLTKKLLVKASKFSKQAQAAILAVGGNIEVI
- the rpmD gene encoding 50S ribosomal protein L30 gives rise to the protein MKLKITLTKSLIACRFNQIKTAHCLGLKKINNQVIKDDTPAIHGMIKTISHLVVVEKVSYTKEQK
- the rplF gene encoding 50S ribosomal protein L6, whose translation is MSRVGNKAIEVPNAVKVDIKDRNFISVEGPKGKLEYQFNHRLIITNENKVITVKRPNDEIFMKKIHGTTRALLSNMVEGVSKGFQKTLKIVGLAYRAQIKGKQLILSLGFSHPVSVAIPDNLEVVVNQNTEIVIKGIDKQLVGEFAAKNVKLRKPEPYKGKGIRYVGQYVRQKAGKSAKKTRKD
- the rpsE gene encoding 30S ribosomal protein S5 translates to MKAIKKEFNKKAALLEEKVVKINRITKVVKGGARFRFSALVVVGDKKGQIGFATAKAKEIVEAIKKALEKAKKQLVRIPIVGTTIPHDTIGRFGASKFFLKPASKGTGIVAGGKAARTILELVGINDVLTKTFGSRTSINVIRAVMDGLQSLRTKEEVAKLRGINLAKKEQ
- the secY gene encoding preprotein translocase subunit SecY: MKRQLKLVLGNRKLMFKIFFTLFIISIVCLGTSWPLPFINSKSLDLSKLFGVFSINAGTLFGLGITPYITSSIVVQFLQKLLPICREWKDQGQMGKSKLNLLTRSLALLFAFGQSFAFLNSYSKLLVTSISTSQLFLLALIATAGVSILIWFADLINSKGIGNGTSILIVVSMSHSVINLFANLNKSYLSQNTFLTLKTFNFACIVLLLLLFLIFTVVVQITSLKIPINYARNQVQGKSYIPLKINSAGVMPVILSFALLQPFQMLAGFIGNDKLTKYVNLFTNTNSSNNQINFFAIGFLVLLVIVLSFFSAFMNVNPEDISEHLSKQDAYIAGLRPGEQTTRYLANTLFKITVLGTVFITSLVVTPILMEHFLSLKDMKLGGTSLLIIVSVALETIQRIKATANKKEYQKLF
- the rplR gene encoding 50S ribosomal protein L18; this translates as MITKQSSNALRKKRHLRLRKIVSGTSQRPRLNVFRSNKFLYVQIIDDTKQTTLCSANSKEANVWGSNIKAAEAVGALIAKKALSQGIKNVVFDRSGYFYHGKIKALADACRKSGLHF